The genomic DNA TCAGAAGGTAAATATGTGTGCTTTATAAGTGGATACTAGTCTACATGCGCAATGTAAGATACGTTGATATAACGTTAGTACAAAAGCCAAGTGTATGGCTGCAACAACTAGCTGAATGCTAACAAATAGCTAGTCTGAACGTCTGCCATAcgaattagctagctagttttgtGATGCATTTTCTACAATATTTGCAATTGGTACATATACGTATGTTTAATATCATACAGTGATAATAAGTCGTTTGAATAATGCTATTACATACTAGCTAGTACAGCATatatgtgtagctagctagccagttcgCTAGCAAACATCAAAACAGTGAGAGGAAGTCACATGGTCCTTGCTAGTATTTGTAGaaactagctaacattacttGCATTACTTTTCAATTCCTTCCCAAGTACATGAACTTGTTTACATGTCCCTTTATCCACCCATGGTGGCTTTGCTACAGTACTATGCTGTTATTCTCTCTGGTAGTCAGTCAGGTGTTATGTGAATATGGCAAACACTAGGTGGCGAGGTTGTACATAACAGAGCTGGTGCCTGCCTCTTTCTGCCCACCTTGCCTcaggtgatcaaatcaaatgttattggtcacacacacatatttagccaatgttattgctggtgtagggaaatgcttgttcttagctccaacagtgccgtaatctaacaattcacaacactACAcatatctaaaagtaaaataatggaattaagaaatatataaatattaggacgagcaatgtcggagtgacattgactaaaatatagtagaatagaatacagtatatacatatgagatgagtaaagcagtatgtaaactttattaaagtgtctagtgttacattattaaagtggccagtgattccaagtctatgtatataaggCAGCAGGGTTTGGTAACTGGGTGGTAGTCGGCTagggatggctatttaacagtctaatggccttgagatagaagctgtttttcggtctctcggtccctgctttgatgcacctgtactgacctcatcttctggatggtagcggggtgaacaggtcatggctcgggtggttgatgtccttgatgagctttttggccttcctgtgacatcgggtgctataggtgtcctggagggtaggcagtgtgcccccggtgatgcgttgggcagaccgcaccagccactggagagccctgtggttgcgggcggtgcagttgccgtaccaggctgtgatacagcccgacaggatgctctcaattgtgcgtgaaggtttgtgagggtcttagagccaagacaaatttcttcagcctcctgaggttgaagaggcgctgttgcaccttcttcaccacactgtctttgttacttttatttcttatttttctaaaaactgcattgtttgttaagggcttgaaagcaagcatttttgcattgttgtattcagcgcatgtgacaagtacaatttggtttgtctgtgtgggtggaccattacagatcgtcagtgatgtgtacgccgaggaacatcaagctttccaccttctccactgcggtcccagcaatgtggataggggcgtgctccctctgctttttcctgaagtccacgatcagctccttcgttttttTTATGGCGTAAGGTGTTAAGATTATTAGGGAGAAATACAGAGCAAATGACGCTGTGCTCtctgaggacaggaaggaaaTGACAAGACGGATGGACGCTTGCATCAATGGAAGCAGATTGTTAGTGTTTACAGTGGTGTGATTGATCGAGGCGCaccatattgtgtgtgtgtgtaaatatgagGTGTCATCAGTCAGGTAATGGCGTCTGCAGGGGATGGCAGGGCAAACACTGCTGCTGGGAGATAAGGGCTGTGACGCAACCACTCCGGATTCAGTTTAACATGGTTAAATTCCTCCTCCAGAACACACATACTTAACACCATACATATGCATGTCatgcacacaaaaacacaaaaacatcaaCACAGAGTAGTGGGGTCCATGTTATCTCCTGAGCAGCTGTGTTGACTATATAAACACAGTGTGAGGTGTTTGTGAAATGGTGACACACCTGAACTCtccatttatttctctctctcacttcatcttcccctccctcccccaggccAAGCAGCAGtatgagaaggaggagaagaggaaggagctgaagagacagagaggagaggacacctgGATGCTCCCTGAAGTTGACCTCCGACTGCAGCAGCTAGAACAGGTCAGCAGGTCGTTGCGTTGGTAACCCCATGACCGTTTAAGGAGGTAGCTTGTGTGACTTCCCTATCCTCTGCATGGCCTAGTAGTATGGTTGACCCCAAAATCAATATTTGGTTGTCATCCAGTAACAGTAGACCTAGAGCTGAGCTGTTTTTCATACCATCTTTTTTGTAGCTCTAGCTTCAGCATATTGATGTTTCCAAACCCTTTATCCTATCTATCACGTCTTCATAATGATCACTTCGTTTTGCATATTTTAATCAGGCCCACTCATTTCTGTCACCTTAAGGAGGTTTCAGGCaagaagaagaaagagaaaaaggCCAAGAAGAGTAAGAAGGGGAAGAAGAAggggaagaagaaggagaagagagcTGAAGGAGGAGATGGGTCCAGCTCGGAGGTAAGCGTCATTGGACTGGTATAGCTTTGTATTGCTTTCCCTCCTTTCCTTtcacctctcttttcctctcacaTCTCACATTCCCTTACATTCTGATTCCCTCTCTTGGGCTTCCTGTCCTCTGTCCTGAACATACACAGTGCCTTTagcaagtattcacaccccttgactttttccacattttgttacagcctgaatttaaaatttatTGAATAgcgattaaaaaaataatactttGTATCACTGGCCTgtacacaataccccgtaatgtcaaagtggaataatgttttagaaatgtttacaaattaatacaacatttaaaagctgaaatgtctcaagtcaataaatattcaaccctttTCATATGGCAAGTCgaaataagtttaggagtaaacatttgcttaataaTTTGCATGGATtcactttgtgtgcaataatagtgtttaatgtgATTTTTGTTTAATGACTACCTCTTTTCTATACCTCACATATAaaattatctataaggtccctcagtcaagcagtgaatttcaaacacaaagaccagggaggtttccaatgcctcacaaagaagggcacctattggtggtaaatgggtaaaacaaaacaaaagcagacattgaaaatccctttgaacatggtgaagttattaattatactttggatggtgtatcgatacactcagtcactacaaagatacaggcgtctttcctaactcagttgccgtagaggaaggaaaccgttcggggatttcaccataaggccaatggttactttaaaatagttagagtttaatggctgtaataagataaaactgaggatggatcaacaatattgtagttactcctcaatactaacctaattgacagagtgcaAAGGAAGCCTGTGCAGAATACAACTATTCCaaaacaattcactttttgtcctgaatgcaaagtTATATTTGAAGCAAATCCAATACCGCactttactgagtaccactctccatattttcaagcgtagtggtggctgcatcatgttatgggtatgcttgtactTGTTAAGGACTGGAAGTTTTCAGGATAAAATTAAACTGAATGgcactaagcacaggcaaaattatagaggaaaacctggttgtctgcttacCACCAcatactgggagatgaattcccttttcagcaggacaataacctaaaacacaatgccaaaccTATACTGGatggcttaccaagaagacagttaatgttcctgaTTGGCCAAGTTGGTTTTGACTCAAATCTACTTGAAATTCAATGACAAGATCTGAAAATGATTaacaaacaatttgacagagcttgaagaattttgagaagaataatggacaaatattgtacaatcctggtgtgttaaactcttagacttacccagaaagactcacagctgtaatcactgccaaaggtgctttttctttttattattattatttaatttcgtggtatccaattgtcccatcgctgcaactcccttacggacttgggagaggcgaaggtctagAGCCGTGCcttatctgaaacacaacccaaccaagccgcactgcttcttgacacaatgcccacttaacccggaagccagccgcaccaatgtatcggaggaaacaccgtacacctggcgattGTGTCAGCGTGCTTTCCGCCCGGCctccacaggagttgctagagtgtgacaggacaagaacatccctgccgcccaaaccctctcctaacccggacaattgtgcgccaccccacgCGTCTCCTTGTTTGCGGCCACGCTGAGACGGAGCCTGGACTCAAATCACTCGggaggctgccaaaggtgcttctcaAAGTATTGATTctagggtgtgaatacttatgtaaattatattttttctttatttaattttcaatacattggTAAACATGTTTTTGTAAGGCTTGAatctaggccccacgctcttctcaatttacatcaacaacatagctcagacagtaggaagctctctcatccatttatatgcagatgatacagtcttatactcagctggcccctccccagattttgtgttaaatgctctacaagaaagctttcttagtgtccaacaagctttctctacccttaaccttgttctgaacacctccaaacaaaggtcatgtggtttggtaagaagaatgcccctctctccacaggtgtgattactacctctgagggtttagagcttgaggtagtcacctcatacaagtacttgggagtatggctaggcGGTACACTgctcttctctcagcacatatcaaagctgcaggctaaagttaaatctagacttggtttcctctatcgtaatcagtcctctttcaccccagctgccaaactaaccctgattcagatgaccatcctacccatgctagattacggagacatcatttatagatcggcaggtaatgGTGCTCtagagcggctagatgttctttaccattcggccatcagctTTGCCACCATTGCTCCTTaaaaggacacatcactgcactcctctgtaaactggtcatctctgtatacccgtcacaagacccactgtTGATGCttgtttataaaaccctcttaggcctcactcccccctatctgagatatctactgcagccctcattctccacatacaacacctgttctgccagtcacattctgttaaagttccCCAAAGAACACACATCTCTGGGTCGCTCCCCTTTtcatttcactgcagctagcgactggaacgagctgcaacaaacactcaaattgGACAGTTTTATCcctatctcttcattcaaagactcaatcatggacactcactgacagttgtggctgctttgtgtgatgtattgttgtctctaccttcaaAAAATCGAatccaagtttatttgtcacgtgtgctgaGTACAACCtatcagtgaaatgcttacttacaggctctaaccaatagtgcaaaaaaggtattaggtgaaatGGATAGACGGGTTATATACAGTATCGAGGCTATAAAAGtcgcgaggctacatacagacaccggttagtcaggctgattgaggtaatatgtacatgtagatatggtaaaagtgactatgcatatatgatgaacagagagtagcagtagcgtaaaagaggggttggcgggtggcgggacacaatgctgatagcccggttagccaaatGTGCAGgaacactggttggtcggcccaattgagggagtatgtacatgaatgtatagttaaagtgactatgcatatatgataaacagagagtagcagcagcgtaaaagaggggttgggggggcacacaatccAAATACTCcatgtagccatttgattacctgttcaggagtcatggcttgggggtaaaaactgttgagaagccgttttgtcctagacttggtaccgcttgccgtgcggtagtagagagaacagtctatgactatggtggctggggtctttgacaatttttatggccttcctctgacaccgcctggtgtagaggtcctggatggcaggcagcttttcaccagtgatgtactgggccgtacgcactaccctctgtagtgccttggggttagaggccgagcaattgtcgtaccaggcagtgatacaaccaatcaggatgctctcgatgtcgattcttgccctttgtgctgttatctgtgcccaataatgtttgtaccatgttttgtgctgctaccatgttgttgctaccatgttgttgtgttgtcaccatgctgtgttgtcatgtgttgctgccttgctatgttgtcttaggtctcgctttatgtagtgttgtctcgtTGTGATGAGTGTTTTTGTCCTATAttcatattgtatttatttttaatccccgtccccgcaggaggccttatgccttttggtaggccgtcattgtaattaagaacaaattcttaactgactttcccagttaaataaaggttcaattaaaaaaatacatattgtgtgtagatgggtgagggggggaacgatttaatccattttgaattcgtGCTCTAACAgcgaaatgtggaataagtcggtGTATGAATACTTGCTGTAAGCACTGTATTCATTTTTGCCCTCTTTTCTGGCTCTCCAGGGGACAGGAGATGAGTGGGTTGAGGCCCAGCCCCAGACAGAGGCCTCGGGTAAAGCCTGGAAGATTCCTGCCAAGTCTGAGGCCAAGCCCACAGACAACAGCCCTACCCCACCCGAGAACAACCAGGTAACACCCCCGTCCATCCCCCTCCACAGCACCGGAAAACCCTAAGACAGAGATCATCAACTGAATAGATTCAGccgtgggtaaaaaaaaaaatgattgagGAGATGATCAATGGGTCAGaacataaatacaaaataattagTGGACTGCTAATTGACTGATATAATATTTaattaaaacataataatttcaacccttgcttacatttgtaaacAGTTACCCATAGACTTgtcattgtgctaacactagttagcatttgCTCGCAAAAGTACCTCCTAACTTCCTTCATAGTGGACACAGACATATAAATGGTATCCAGGAGTTCATCTGACTGGGGAACTAAATAAAGGGCATCATTATCCCTTTAACCATTCCTGGGTGCTttttgatgtgtgttttggggttgttgtcctgctggaagacccatGAACTTCAACAGAGACCCAGTTTTTGGACACTGGGTTGAATATTGGACTACAAAACACCTGATAATCTGCTGATTTCATGATGCCTCCCCCGCGGCACGATCGAACCTCCCCCGCGGCACGATCGAACCTCCCCCGCGGCACGATCGAGCCTCCCCCGCGGCACGATCGAGCCTCCCCCGCGGCACGATCGAGCCTCCCCCGCGGCACGATCGAGCCTCCCCCGCGGCACGATCGAGCCTCCCCCGCGGCACGATCGAGCCTCCCCCGCGGCACGATCGAGCCTCCCCCGCGGCACGATCGAGCCTCCCCCGCGGCACGATCGAGCCTCCCCGCGGCACGATCAAGCCTCCCGATCTTTCATTGATGCCCGAAGAGAACAAGTAGCTTGGCAAgtagtcaagagggggtttgagCTGGAGGCTGCTCTTGGTTTGTATAGTGGTGTGGCTTTATTGAGCTCTATGGTCTAGaaagtttgtgtgtctgtatctgtgtattTGTATAAAAGGTGCAGTGAACTGCTTATTGTGTGTGTTTCTTGGAGAAGGGATCAATAGAGCCCCACTCTGAATGAGGTCTGATCGATGCACAGCCTGTGTCAGCAACAGTTAATAACCAGGCTTTTCTAACAAGGTGGTGTTGATGAGTAAGGCGGGGTGGTCCGGAGCGTTTTACTAATGCTGTCACACACAGTCGTACACCTTCCCTCATTAGATTTACCCCCactttgtgtgtttgtctgcctgtgtgtgtgtgtgtgtgtgtgtgtgtgtgtgtgtgtgtgtgtgtgtgtatgtataacggCCTGCTCAGTGAGAGATTTCTCAGGCTGCTTTTTTGGGGGAGATACTTTTAGGATCCTATAATATGGCTTGACAGTTGTTTTAGCGTTGATGGTCGTTTTTGTGTTGAGGGTTATGAACCCATGTACCGTTTACAttaacctacatgtacataatgaTTTTATGTTCTATATTGATTTCTTTATTGATTGGTTTGCTGTTATTGTCAGGCAATTATTGTCCGGTTTCATAACATGATTCATGTGTTGtccgttcctctctctctatccccgtCGCCATCATTTGCTAGAGAGATGAGTGGATGACCTTCGACTTCTTGACAATGAGAACAACGTCAACAGCAGAGAAGAGGGCTGAGAAAGAAAGGCtgaaagaggaagagaaacagAAGGCTCGGGTCATCGAGCAGGTGTGTACTCACTATGTTTAAATGAAGGTTGATGGAAGTCCATTGCCTCACCTCATCTGTTGGTTTCCTGGGCAACCAAAAGTGCCAAACTGAGCAGGGACAAGGGACTTGacaattgctgtgtgtgtgtggggtgccATAGGCTGGTCTGCACAAGCTGGAGTTGAACCCGTTCTGGAAGGATGGGGGGAGTGGCTTGCCCCCAGAAGAGAAGGCCAGTAATGTGCTTATAAAAGGTAAATGAAACCCCTTATACAACTTCATACTCTTATCAACCTTTTCTACTCTCATACTTGTACCTGAAGTATAATCATCAAACCCATGTACACAACTCTCTATATCAGCCCAGTCTTTGGTCAACCCACTCCCCTCCCCCTGTCTGGGGTAGGAatccccctccccctgtctgGGGTAGGAatccccctccccctgtctgGGGTAGgaatccccctccccctctctggggTAGGAatccccctccccctgtctgGGGTAGgaatccccctcccccctctgggGTAGgaatccccctcccccctctgggGTAGGAatccccctccccctgtctgGGGTAGgaatccccctccccctctctggggTAGGAatccccctccccctgtctgGGGTAGGAatccccctccccctgtctgGGGTAGGAatccccctccccctgtctgGGGTAGgaatccccctcccccctctgggGTAGgaatccccctcccccctctgggGTAGgaatccccctccccctctctggggTAGgaatccccctcccccctctgggGTAGgaatccccctccccctctctggggTAGGAatccccctccccctgtctgGGGTAGGAatccccctccccctgtctgGGGTAGgaatccccctccccctctctggggTAGgaatccccctcccccctctgggGTAGgaatccccctccccctctctggggTAGGAatccccctccccctgtctgGGGTAGgaatccccctcccccctctgggGTAGGAATCCCCCTCCCCCTGTCTTTCTCTGAGAGGAATGAGTTGAGTtcactgtatgtacagtcactgagGGCCCAGACAGacgagggagaaggagagaatgtCATGGCAAATCGGGTAAAGCATTTCTGGCAGACGGAATGAGAACGGCTGAGGGTGGAGGCAGGCTGAGGGTGGAGGCAGGCTGAGGGTGGAGGCAGGCTGAGGGTGGAGGCAGGCTGAGGGTGGAGGCAGGCTGAGGGTGGAGGCAGGCTGAGGGTGGAGGCAGGCTGAGGGTGGAGGCAGGCTGAGGGTGGAGGCAGGCTGAGGGTGGAGGCAGGCTGAGGGTGGAGGCAAGCAGAAAGTGTTTGCTGGAGGCTGGGAGTattgagagagatgagagaagaacattttaaaaaggaagaggtacagagagaggtgCTTGGTTCTGTTAAGCTGACTGTGTCATCTCCACTCAGAAGGGTGCACTCTGCTATCTCCTGAGTAAGCTACACTTTAACAGAGTGGCAGAATAAGCAGATTTAAAACACTCATACAGTGATGCACACTGTTACTTATGTATGCAAACCAAACTCCTAAATACAGACATTGACAGAACACacactcttttctctctctaaGCTGTGTGTCAGAAGGGAATGTTGTTTTCCTCATCCCTGGTTTGACTAAGAGGGTAAtgaagaggtgtgtgtgggggggggttaaaCCTCAGTTTAACTTGGGCTTTtgacacacgtgcgcacacactgTGTGAGAGAAAAGAGATTGAGAAATattgagggagagaaggggatgacTTCTCTGGAGAAGGCAGATGTGAAATGTTCCCATTCTCTGTGCTGTGTTCTGGAGAAGAGGGTGAAGCCTAGCTGTTCTCTTGGGAAGTTCCCACAGGTAAAATGTTAACTCTAGTTATTCCCCTCCTACCTCTGGTCTTTGTCCacctctcgctcactctctcctttgccatctcctccttccctcccttcttaCTGCCTTACCCTGTCTCTCCTCACCATCTCTCCCTCGTCCCCCTCTGTCTGTAGCTGCAACTGTAGATGATGGAGGACTAGGTTGGCTCAGGAAGTCTTACCAGAGGATGAGGGAGCAGGCGGAGCGAGAGCAACGCAGTCTGGAGGTCATAGTGGCAGAGCGATATGGGGTGAGAgtgcacacacaggcaggcagacgTAATCCATACAAAAACACCCGTATAAACAGTATCAACAGATcactatgtaaacattcttacATGTACACAAATTCTACAACGTGCATCCTTCCATACCCTACTACCGACGCCCTTCCTACTACCGACGCCCTTCCTACTGTCagactctctccctatctccctggTTAATTCCTTCTATTCAGTGTCGGCACTCCGTCTGTCAAAAGTTAGAAAACTCATAACCAACTGCAACTTAGGTACATTGAAATGCACCATGGGAACATCATATCACACCGCTCACCTGTGTGTATGTTTTATGTTTGTGTTTCTCACATGCAGTCCATGGAGAAGTTTCAGAAGAGGATGGATGAGGCTGAGATTGCTGTGTATGGctacaagagaggagagggggaagggagaggagaggaggaggggagagaccgagaaagatggaggagaggacaggaagatgATATGTGGAGGAAAGGAGAAGtggggatggatagagagaagTGGATGAGACCAGAGAAGGGTAGGGACTtacctggagagaaagagaggggtggagaaagagagagggaaagagatcaTCACCGAGACAGAGATCGGGATAGGAACAGAGATAGAGATgcaaacagagagagggatggcggTAGACCTAGTGACCGGGATAGAGAGAGGgctggaggcagagagagggatggaggtagaccTAGTGACCGGGATAGAGAGAGGgctggaggcagagagagggatggaggtagaccTAGTGACCGGGATAGAGAGAGGGCTGGAGGCAGAGAGTGGGACAGacccagagagaggggtggggatgaGAGCCTTGGCTCTGGGCTTGGCCAGATTCGGCCTCCCCTCTCCCTCGGAGCTCTGAAAAGTCGCTTCCTCAAGCCTGCTGAcgacgacgatgatgatgatgatggtggtgagtTGAGTGTAGTACCTCGTTCcacactcatatatatatatatatatactgctcaaaaaaatgaagggaacacttaagcaacacatcctagatctgaatgaaggaaataatcttattaaatacttttttctttacatagttgaatgtgctgacaataaaatcacacacaaataatcaatggaaatccaatttatcaacccatggaggtctggatttggagtcacactcaaaattaaagtggaaaaccacactacaggctgatcgaactttgatgtaatgtccttaaaacaagtcaaaatgaggctcagtagtgtgtgtggcctccacgtgcctgtatgaccttcctacaacgcctgggcatgctcctgatgaggtggcggatggtctcctgagggatctcctcccagacctggactaaagcatccgccaactcctggacagtctgtggtgcaatgtggcgttggtggatggagcgagacatgatgtcccagatgtgctcaattggattcaggtctggggaacgggcagggcaggccagtccatagcatcaatgccttcctcttgcaggaactgctgacacactccagccacatgaggtctagcattgtcttgcattaggatgaacccagggccaaccgcaccagcacatggtctcacaaggggtctgaggatctcatctcggtacctaatggcagtcaggctacctctggcgagcacatggagggctgtgcggcccccccaaagaaatgccaccccacaccatgactgacccaccgccaaaccggtcatgctggaggatgttgcaggtagcagaacgttctccacgacgtctccagactctgtcacgtctgtcacatgtactcagtgtgaacctgctttcatctgtgaagagcacagggcgccagtggtgaatttgccaatcttggtgttctctggcaaatgccaaacgtcctgcacggtgttgggctgtaagcacaacccccacctgtggaagtcgggccctcataccaccctcatggagtctgtttctgaccgtttgagcagacacatgcacatttgtggcctgctggatgtcattttgcagggctctggcagtgctcctcctgctcctccttgcacaaaggcggaggtagcggtcctgctgctgggttgttgccctcctacggcctcctccatgtctcctgatgtactggcctgtctcctggtagcgcctccatgctctggacactacgctgacagacacagcaaaccttcttgccacagctcgcattgatgtgccatcctggatgagctgcactacctgagccacttgtgtgggttgtagactcagtctcatgctaccactagagtgaaa from Salmo trutta chromosome 26, fSalTru1.1, whole genome shotgun sequence includes the following:
- the cwf19l2 gene encoding CWF19-like protein 2 isoform X6, giving the protein MATYGGSFESVNSIEDRKEYKRKAREEVIQKAKQQYEKEEKRKELKRQRGEDTWMLPEVDLRLQQLEQEVSGKKKKEKKAKKSKKGKKKGKKKEKRAEGGDGSSSEGTGDEWVEAQPQTEASGKAWKIPAKSEAKPTDNSPTPPENNQRDEWMTFDFLTMRTTSTAEKRAEKERLKEEEKQKARVIEQAGLHKLELNPFWKDGGSGLPPEEKASNVLIKAATVDDGGLGWLRKSYQRMREQAEREQRSLEVIVAERYGSMEKFQKRMDEAEIAVYGYKRGEGEGRGEEEGRDRERWRRGQEDDMWRKGEVGMDREKWMRPEKGRDLPGEKERGGERERERDHHRDRDRDRNRDRDANRERDGGRPSDRDRERAGGRERDGGRPSDRDRERAGGRERDGGRPSDRDRERAGGREWDRPRERGGDESLGSGLGQIRPPLSLGALKSRFLKPADDDDGVSSPAPARASMGFLKPRSDEESDRKSSGPAWSKSSSRQRSASGKSEQDKERESGKTMSTPDQGHSSNKPAVTSSSSSDSLSEEEEEVPILTDEEMNKLGARLVKAEIMGNTALMEKLKTQLESARKAKENRAAQQPGKSDRPPGQTEEDQEVLLFRTDQSGRAWPVNASSEPQEPRGGRRKKKAIETHRDGERMRYFQDDDSVDLHEMVRREKMSSAEDQNSLYARMAGKVRCIRYKQPVLSVKCKCAHPIHQSGNLEHHRVLDHLKKMFVLICVYLRSFRVHTAEPLAGKSLFPYQDWHCSVSDHFQGFWVK
- the cwf19l2 gene encoding CWF19-like protein 2 isoform X9, with the translated sequence MATYGGSFESVNSIEDRKEYKRKAREEVIQKAKQQYEKEEKRKELKRQRGEDTWMLPEVDLRLQQLEQEVSGKKKKEKKAKKSKKGKKKGKKKEKRAEGGDGSSSEGTGDEWVEAQPQTEASGKAWKIPAKSEAKPTDNSPTPPENNQRDEWMTFDFLTMRTTSTAEKRAEKERLKEEEKQKARVIEQAGLHKLELNPFWKDGGSGLPPEEKASNVLIKAATVDDGGLGWLRKSYQRMREQAEREQRSLEVIVAERYGSMEKFQKRMDEAEIAVYGYKRGEGEGRGEEEGRDRERWRRGQEDDMWRKGEVGMDREKWMRPEKGRDLPGEKERGGERERERDHHRDRDRDRNRDRDANRERDGGRPSDRDRERAGGREWDRPRERGGDESLGSGLGQIRPPLSLGALKSRFLKPADDDDDDDDGGVSSPAPARASMGFLKPRSDEESDRKSSGPAWSKSSSRQRSASGKSEQDKERESGKTMSTPDQGHSSNKPAVTSSSSSDSLSEEEEEVPILTDEEMNKLGARLVKAEIMGNTALMEKLKTQLESARKAKENRAAQQPGKSDRPPGQTEEDQEVLLFRTDQSGRAWPVNASSEPQEPRGGRRKKKAIETHRDGERMRYFQDDDSVDLHEMVRREKMSSAEDQNSLYARMAGKVRCIRYKQPVLSVKCKCAHPIHQSGNLEHHRVLDHLKKMFVLICVYLRSFRVHTAEPLAGKSLFPYQDWHCSVSDHFQGFWVK
- the cwf19l2 gene encoding CWF19-like protein 2 isoform X8, which produces MATYGGSFESVNSIEDRKEYKRKAREEVIQKAKQQYEKEEKRKELKRQRGEDTWMLPEVDLRLQQLEQEVSGKKKKEKKAKKSKKGKKKGKKKEKRAEGGDGSSSEGTGDEWVEAQPQTEASGKAWKIPAKSEAKPTDNSPTPPENNQRDEWMTFDFLTMRTTSTAEKRAEKERLKEEEKQKARVIEQAGLHKLELNPFWKDGGSGLPPEEKASNVLIKAATVDDGGLGWLRKSYQRMREQAEREQRSLEVIVAERYGSMEKFQKRMDEAEIAVYGYKRGEGEGRGEEEGRDRERWRRGQEDDMWRKGEVGMDREKWMRPEKGRDLPGEKERGGERERERDHHRDRDRDRNRDRDANRERDGGRPSDRDRERAGGRERDGGRPSDRDRERAGGREWDRPRERGGDESLGSGLGQIRPPLSLGALKSRFLKPADDDDDDDDGGVSSPAPARASMGFLKPRSDEESDRKSSGPAWSKSSSRQRSASGKSEQDKERESGKTMSTPDQGHSSNKPAVTSSSSSDSLSEEEEEVPILTDEEMNKLGARLVKAEIMGNTALMEKLKTQLESARKAKENRAAQQPGKSDRPPGQTEEDQEVLLFRTDQSGRAWPVNASSEPQEPRGGRRKKKAIETHRDGERMRYFQDDDSVDLHEMVRREKMSSAEDQNSLYARMAGKVRCIRYKQPVLSVKCKCAHPIHQSGNLEHHRVLDHLKKMFVLICVYLRSFRVHTAEPLAGKSLFPYQDWHCSVSDHFQGFWVK